From the genome of Thermoflexus hugenholtzii, one region includes:
- a CDS encoding aldehyde ferredoxin oxidoreductase family protein yields the protein MFGYAGRILHVDLTEGRLWVEEPDEAFYRTYWGGSAMGLYYVLKHTPPGIDPFDPRNTLTFFLSATTGIPISGQSRATANAKSPLTGLIGDSQAGGFWPAELKFARFDGIVLYGRAPTPVYLWIHDGEAELRDASHLWGRTTGEVEDILYEELGDDQIEIAQIGPAGERLVRFAAIINMASRAHGRTGLGAVMASKNLKAIAVRGRWRPPVYDPEALQRLNRQGPAAYEANPAVKNLGVYGTANILAYQNAAGGQPTRNYTSGFFEEADRITGERMAETILKERDTCYACIVRCKRVVETEWNGRKVEPRYGGPEYETLSTFGSYCGVSDLEAIALAHQICAQYGVDTISCGATIAFAMECFERGILSEAEVGFPLRFGDAEAMIRLLEMIVRREGIGDLLAEGSARAAQRLGRGAEDCVVAVKGQELPAHMPQLKRSLALIYAVNPFGADHQSSEHDTLYMPKSPRLFLDRLAALGLTDPQPPRALNEEKIRFAYETQKFYSFLDTADLCQFVFGPSWQLYGPEELVALMRAVTGWEVTLEELMRVGERRLNMMRAFNAREGAGRDRDTLPKRLFEPLKGGKSEGLCVDAAEWEAALIRYYERAGWDPQTGMPTREKLAELGLDWILL from the coding sequence ATGTTCGGATATGCCGGACGCATCCTCCATGTGGATCTCACGGAAGGGCGCCTCTGGGTGGAGGAGCCCGATGAGGCGTTCTATCGGACCTACTGGGGCGGCAGCGCGATGGGGCTGTATTACGTGCTGAAGCACACGCCGCCCGGCATCGACCCCTTCGACCCCCGCAACACCCTCACCTTCTTCCTCAGCGCCACCACCGGCATCCCGATCTCCGGCCAGAGCCGGGCCACGGCCAACGCCAAATCCCCCCTCACCGGCCTGATCGGCGACTCCCAGGCCGGCGGCTTCTGGCCCGCTGAGCTCAAGTTCGCCCGCTTCGACGGCATCGTCCTCTACGGACGGGCGCCCACGCCCGTTTACCTCTGGATCCACGACGGCGAGGCGGAGCTGCGGGATGCTTCCCACCTCTGGGGGCGCACCACCGGCGAGGTGGAGGATATCCTTTACGAGGAGCTGGGGGACGATCAGATCGAGATCGCCCAGATCGGACCGGCCGGCGAACGCCTCGTCCGCTTCGCCGCCATCATCAACATGGCCAGCCGCGCCCACGGCCGCACCGGGCTGGGCGCGGTGATGGCCTCCAAGAACCTCAAAGCCATCGCCGTCCGGGGCCGCTGGCGCCCGCCCGTCTATGATCCGGAGGCCCTTCAGCGCCTGAACCGGCAGGGGCCGGCCGCCTACGAGGCCAACCCGGCCGTGAAGAACCTGGGCGTCTACGGCACCGCCAACATCCTGGCCTACCAGAACGCGGCGGGCGGCCAGCCCACCCGCAACTACACCAGCGGCTTCTTCGAAGAAGCCGACCGCATCACCGGCGAGCGGATGGCTGAGACCATCCTCAAGGAGCGCGACACCTGCTACGCCTGCATCGTCCGCTGCAAGCGGGTGGTGGAGACGGAGTGGAACGGCCGCAAGGTGGAGCCCCGCTACGGCGGGCCGGAATACGAGACCCTCTCCACCTTCGGCTCCTACTGCGGGGTGAGCGATCTGGAGGCCATCGCCCTGGCGCACCAGATCTGCGCCCAGTATGGGGTCGACACCATCTCATGCGGGGCGACCATCGCCTTCGCCATGGAGTGCTTCGAGCGGGGGATCCTCTCCGAAGCGGAGGTGGGCTTCCCCCTGCGTTTCGGGGACGCGGAGGCGATGATCCGCCTGCTGGAGATGATCGTGCGCCGGGAGGGGATCGGGGACCTGCTGGCGGAGGGCTCCGCCCGGGCCGCCCAGCGCCTCGGGCGCGGCGCGGAGGACTGTGTGGTGGCGGTCAAGGGCCAGGAGCTCCCCGCTCACATGCCCCAGCTCAAGCGCTCCCTGGCCCTGATCTACGCCGTCAATCCCTTCGGCGCGGATCACCAGTCCAGCGAGCACGATACCCTCTATATGCCGAAGTCCCCCCGCCTGTTCCTGGACCGGCTGGCCGCCCTCGGCCTGACCGATCCACAACCCCCTCGCGCCCTCAACGAGGAGAAGATCCGCTTCGCCTATGAGACCCAGAAGTTCTACAGCTTCCTGGACACCGCGGACCTCTGCCAGTTCGTTTTCGGGCCCTCCTGGCAGCTCTACGGGCCGGAGGAGCTGGTGGCGCTCATGCGCGCGGTCACCGGATGGGAGGTCACCCTGGAGGAGCTGATGCGCGTCGGGGAACGGCGGCTGAACATGATGCGGGCTTTCAACGCCCGGGAAGGCGCCGGTCGGGATCGGGATACCCTACCCAAACGGCTGTTCGAGCCCCTGAAAGGGGGGAAGAGCGAGGGCCTGTGCGTGGACGCCGCGGAGTGGGAGGCCGCCCTCATCCGCTACTACGAGCGGGCCGGCTGGGACCCCCAGACCGGGATGCCCACCCGGGAGAAGCTGGCGGAGCTGGGGTTGGACTGGATCCTCCTCTGA
- a CDS encoding response regulator transcription factor has translation MARILIAEDERDIRELIIFTLEFGGFQVLSATNGEEAVELARQHRPDLIILDVRMPKMTGYEACRLLKSQEETRSIPVVFLSAKGQEAEIRQGMEAGADAYILKPFAPDELIQQVRAILDRRTPTPR, from the coding sequence ATGGCCAGGATCCTGATCGCGGAAGATGAACGGGATATCCGGGAGCTCATCATCTTCACCCTGGAGTTCGGGGGCTTCCAGGTGCTATCGGCGACGAACGGCGAGGAGGCGGTGGAGCTGGCGCGTCAGCATCGTCCGGACCTCATCATCCTGGATGTCCGCATGCCGAAGATGACCGGCTACGAAGCATGCCGCCTCCTGAAATCTCAAGAGGAGACGCGGAGCATCCCCGTGGTCTTTCTCTCCGCCAAGGGCCAGGAGGCGGAGATCCGCCAGGGGATGGAGGCAGGGGCCGACGCCTATATCCTCAAGCCCTTCGCGCCCGACGAGCTGATCCAGCAGGTCCGGGCCATCCTGGATCGCCGGACGCCAACCCCTCGTTGA
- a CDS encoding NIPSNAP family protein produces the protein MAEMVKLLMAWDIKPGHEQEYFEFIVREFAPGMMRLGMEPTDAWYTMYGEGPQILTGAIAQDMETLQRILASPEWQELKKKLFRHVRNYKEKIVKATGRFQVI, from the coding sequence ATGGCCGAGATGGTGAAGCTGCTGATGGCCTGGGACATCAAACCCGGCCACGAACAGGAGTATTTCGAGTTCATCGTCCGGGAGTTCGCGCCGGGGATGATGCGCCTGGGGATGGAGCCGACGGACGCCTGGTATACGATGTATGGGGAGGGCCCCCAGATCCTCACCGGCGCCATCGCCCAGGACATGGAAACCCTGCAGCGCATCCTCGCCAGCCCGGAGTGGCAGGAACTCAAGAAAAAGCTCTTCCGCCACGTCCGGAACTATAAAGAGAAGATCGTCAAGGCCACCGGCCGCTTCCAGGTCATCTGA
- a CDS encoding valine--tRNA ligase: MATEMIALPKTFNPQEIEEPIYQWWEQRGFFTPRIDPARRPFVISMPPPNVTGELHMGHAMFVTLEDLMIRYHRMKGEPTLWVPGTDHAGIATQVMVEREIAKEGLTRHQMGRERFLERVWAWKEKYGGTITRQLRRLGASCDWTRERFTMDPVYSRAVREAFVRLYERGLIYRGEYLINWCPRCETALSDLEVEREEEEEGLLYYIRYPLIGEGWEGPAAPWGSGRWAEGARDFITVATTRPETLLGDTAVAVHPEDTRYAHQVGRIAVLPALGRRIPILADPAVDRDFGTGAVKVTPGHDPTDYEIGERHGLPRVNVMNPDATINENGGPYAGMDRFRAREAIVADLQKEGLLEKIEPHRYAPGRCQRCGTIVEPMLSLQWFVNVKPLAEEAIRVVKEGRIRILPERFERDYFRWLENIRPWCISRQLWWGHRIPAWYCDDCGHITVAREDPTACARCGSARIHQDEDVLDTWFSSALWPFATLGWPDDTEDLRYFYPTTVMETGYDILFFWVARMVMMGLAMTGEVPFRIVYLHGLVRDEKGEKMSKTKGNVIDPLVVIRDYGADALRFTLATGSTPGNDMRLSLQRVEGNRNFANKLWNAARFVLGSLSGPLRRPSWDDPTLTLPDRWILSRYHRTVAAVTQALDAFDFGEAGRRIYEFTWDEFCDWYIEIAKEPLYRGSEDDAARTRGILVYVLDGILRLLHPFMPFITEALWGYLKRAGAVDGAEALIVAAWPIPGPVDERAEAEMQALIETVRAIRNAREAHRVPSERRIPAWIAAKEALPVLEGHRHLLATLARVDPDRLVLAAEFPEPPPEAVIYPAGSIQIYLPVAGLVDRAAERARLERELEDLEARIAKTEALLASEFSVRAPAAVVEKERRKLEELKARREQLRAEWERLGE, translated from the coding sequence ATGGCGACGGAGATGATCGCGCTTCCGAAGACTTTCAACCCCCAGGAGATCGAGGAGCCCATCTACCAGTGGTGGGAGCAGCGGGGCTTCTTCACGCCGCGCATCGACCCCGCCCGGCGCCCCTTCGTGATCTCCATGCCGCCCCCTAACGTCACCGGGGAGCTGCACATGGGCCACGCCATGTTCGTGACCCTGGAGGACCTGATGATCCGTTACCACCGGATGAAGGGCGAGCCCACCCTCTGGGTGCCGGGGACGGATCACGCGGGCATCGCCACCCAGGTGATGGTGGAGCGGGAGATCGCGAAGGAGGGGCTCACCCGCCATCAGATGGGGCGGGAGCGCTTCCTCGAGCGGGTGTGGGCCTGGAAGGAGAAATACGGAGGCACCATCACCCGCCAGCTGCGCCGGCTCGGGGCCTCCTGCGACTGGACCCGGGAGCGGTTCACGATGGATCCGGTCTACTCCCGCGCCGTGCGCGAGGCTTTCGTCCGCCTCTACGAGCGGGGCCTGATCTACCGGGGGGAATACCTGATCAACTGGTGCCCCCGCTGTGAGACCGCTCTCTCCGACCTCGAAGTGGAGCGCGAGGAGGAAGAGGAAGGCCTCCTTTACTACATCCGTTATCCTCTGATCGGGGAAGGCTGGGAAGGGCCGGCTGCCCCGTGGGGGAGCGGCCGCTGGGCCGAGGGCGCCCGGGACTTCATTACGGTGGCGACCACCCGGCCGGAGACCCTCCTCGGGGACACCGCCGTGGCCGTGCATCCGGAGGACACCCGCTACGCCCATCAGGTGGGGCGGATCGCCGTGTTGCCGGCCCTGGGCCGCCGCATCCCCATCCTCGCCGATCCCGCCGTGGACCGGGACTTCGGGACCGGCGCGGTGAAGGTGACGCCGGGTCATGACCCGACGGACTATGAGATCGGGGAGCGGCACGGCCTGCCCCGCGTCAACGTGATGAACCCGGATGCCACCATCAACGAGAACGGCGGCCCCTACGCCGGGATGGACCGCTTCCGGGCGCGGGAGGCCATCGTGGCGGATCTACAAAAGGAGGGGCTGCTGGAGAAAATCGAGCCCCACCGCTACGCCCCCGGCCGCTGCCAGCGCTGCGGCACCATCGTGGAGCCCATGCTCTCCCTCCAGTGGTTCGTGAATGTGAAGCCCCTGGCTGAGGAGGCCATCCGGGTGGTGAAGGAGGGCCGCATCCGCATCCTCCCCGAGCGCTTCGAGAGGGATTACTTCCGCTGGCTGGAGAACATCCGCCCGTGGTGCATCAGCCGCCAGCTGTGGTGGGGCCACCGCATCCCGGCCTGGTATTGCGACGACTGCGGACACATCACCGTGGCCCGGGAGGATCCCACCGCCTGCGCCCGCTGCGGAAGCGCGCGCATCCATCAGGATGAGGACGTCCTGGACACTTGGTTCTCCTCCGCTCTCTGGCCCTTTGCCACCCTGGGCTGGCCGGACGACACGGAGGATCTGCGATACTTTTACCCCACCACGGTGATGGAGACCGGCTACGACATCCTGTTCTTCTGGGTGGCCCGCATGGTGATGATGGGCCTGGCCATGACCGGGGAGGTGCCCTTCCGCATCGTTTACCTCCACGGCCTGGTGCGGGATGAGAAGGGTGAGAAGATGAGCAAGACGAAGGGCAACGTCATCGATCCCCTGGTGGTCATCCGGGATTACGGGGCGGACGCGTTGCGGTTCACCCTGGCCACCGGCTCCACGCCGGGCAACGATATGCGCCTCTCCCTCCAGCGCGTGGAGGGGAACCGCAACTTCGCCAACAAGCTCTGGAACGCGGCCCGCTTCGTGCTGGGGTCGCTCTCCGGACCCCTGCGCCGCCCGTCCTGGGACGACCCCACGCTCACCCTCCCGGATCGCTGGATCCTCTCCCGCTACCATCGCACGGTGGCGGCGGTCACCCAGGCCCTGGACGCCTTCGACTTCGGGGAGGCCGGACGGCGGATCTATGAGTTCACATGGGATGAGTTCTGCGACTGGTATATTGAGATCGCGAAGGAGCCTCTCTACCGGGGATCGGAGGACGACGCGGCCCGGACCCGTGGGATCCTGGTTTACGTGCTGGATGGGATCTTGCGGTTGCTGCATCCCTTCATGCCCTTCATCACAGAGGCGCTGTGGGGCTATCTCAAGCGGGCGGGAGCGGTGGACGGCGCGGAAGCCCTGATCGTGGCCGCATGGCCCATCCCCGGCCCGGTGGATGAGCGGGCGGAGGCTGAGATGCAGGCCCTCATCGAGACCGTCCGGGCGATCCGGAACGCCCGGGAGGCGCATCGGGTGCCCTCGGAGCGTCGCATCCCGGCCTGGATCGCCGCAAAGGAGGCGCTGCCGGTCCTGGAGGGCCATCGGCATCTCCTGGCCACGCTGGCCCGCGTGGATCCGGACCGGCTGGTCCTGGCAGCGGAGTTCCCGGAACCGCCGCCCGAGGCGGTGATCTACCCGGCGGGCTCCATTCAGATTTACCTGCCGGTGGCCGGGCTGGTGGATCGGGCGGCGGAGCGGGCCCGGCTGGAGCGAGAGCTGGAGGACCTGGAGGCCCGGATCGCGAAGACGGAAGCCCTGCTCGCCTCCGAATTCTCCGTCCGGGCGCCGGCTGCTGTGGTGGAGAAAGAGCGCCGCAAGCTGGAGGAGCTCAAGGCGCGGCGGGAGCAGCTGCGGGCGGAGTGGGAACGCCTGGGGGAGTGA
- a CDS encoding Hsp20/alpha crystallin family protein — MARELMLRDPFDAAFMTLREAIDRLFDQAFVRPFDGFTTLGVAAPVNIYELPDRYHVAILLPGVRPDSLEVQALGSSLTIRGEVALPEIENEKNVAVLRRDWTGGRFARTIEFGDPIDAEHIDARLENGVLHLVVPKAETVRPRVIKVQVAR; from the coding sequence ATGGCGCGCGAGCTGATGCTGCGGGATCCCTTCGATGCGGCGTTCATGACCCTGCGTGAGGCCATCGACCGGCTGTTCGACCAGGCCTTCGTGCGGCCCTTCGACGGGTTCACCACGCTGGGCGTGGCGGCGCCGGTGAACATCTATGAGCTGCCGGATCGCTATCACGTGGCCATCCTGCTGCCGGGCGTGCGGCCGGATTCCCTGGAGGTGCAGGCGCTGGGCTCCTCCCTGACCATCCGGGGCGAGGTGGCCCTGCCGGAGATCGAGAACGAGAAGAACGTAGCCGTCCTGCGCCGGGACTGGACCGGTGGGCGCTTCGCCCGGACCATTGAGTTCGGCGATCCCATCGACGCCGAGCACATCGACGCTCGTCTGGAGAACGGCGTCCTGCACCTGGTGGTCCCGAAGGCGGAGACCGTGCGGCCGCGGGTGATCAAGGTGCAGGTGGCCCGTTGA
- a CDS encoding alpha/beta fold hydrolase, with product MSIATVGERLIHYEALGRGEPVIFLHGWVGSWRYWLPTMRTLSHRFRTYALDLLGFGDSAKPRREAETAYRLEQQTEIVRGWMEIMGIPRAHFIGHTLGAMVAVRLALMDPDRVDRILIVGYPISLDPPRGLPAPNARTWLAERLGRLAQVHAEVHPDHGRADPQAVEWGLEEAIRRREELIEWLQRIDRPLLLLYGGRDPLIPPPLFLNGALDPSARLMILEEGEHFPMLEHPARFQRLAEDFLTLPDPSQIALKEEWRRRFR from the coding sequence GTGAGCATCGCGACGGTAGGAGAGCGCCTGATCCATTACGAAGCCCTGGGCCGTGGGGAGCCCGTGATCTTCCTCCATGGGTGGGTCGGCTCATGGCGCTACTGGCTGCCCACCATGCGGACGCTCTCCCATCGCTTCCGAACCTACGCCTTAGACCTGCTGGGCTTCGGGGATTCGGCCAAGCCTCGCCGGGAAGCGGAGACTGCCTATCGTCTGGAGCAGCAGACCGAGATCGTCCGAGGATGGATGGAGATCATGGGCATCCCCCGGGCCCACTTCATCGGCCACACCCTGGGGGCCATGGTGGCCGTCCGGCTGGCGCTGATGGACCCCGACCGCGTGGACCGGATCCTCATCGTCGGCTATCCGATCTCCCTGGATCCGCCCCGGGGTCTTCCCGCACCAAACGCGCGGACGTGGCTGGCGGAGCGGCTGGGACGCCTCGCCCAGGTCCACGCCGAAGTGCATCCGGATCACGGCCGGGCGGATCCCCAGGCCGTCGAGTGGGGGCTGGAGGAGGCCATCCGCCGGCGGGAGGAGCTGATCGAGTGGCTCCAGCGGATCGACCGGCCGCTGCTGCTCCTTTACGGCGGGCGGGACCCGCTGATCCCGCCGCCCCTCTTCCTGAACGGGGCCCTGGATCCCTCGGCGCGCCTGATGATCCTGGAGGAGGGGGAGCATTTCCCCATGCTGGAGCATCCCGCTCGGTTCCAGCGCCTGGCCGAGGACTTCCTCACCCTGCCCGATCCCTCCCAGATCGCCCTCAAAGAAGAATGGCGCCGCCGGTTCCGGTAA
- a CDS encoding DUF433 domain-containing protein gives MTEWRERIAIDPQICHGKPTIRGTRILISVILDNLAEGLSPEEIIREYPPLTLEDVKAAIAYASELVREEEILPL, from the coding sequence ATGACGGAATGGCGGGAACGCATCGCCATCGATCCGCAGATCTGTCACGGCAAGCCTACCATCCGGGGAACCCGGATCCTGATCTCCGTGATCCTGGACAATCTTGCGGAAGGATTGTCCCCTGAGGAAATCATCCGGGAATACCCGCCCTTAACACTCGAAGATGTGAAAGCAGCCATCGCTTACGCCTCCGAATTAGTTCGCGAGGAAGAAATACTTCCTTTGTGA
- a CDS encoding DUF5615 family PIN-like protein yields MKMKLKLDENLGISHLRFLRELGYPADRVHEEGLSGASDEAVWRRVCEEERFFITLDLGFADLRRFPPGSHPGILVLRIRSRGRNAVQEILSRITARYSFEDLKGCLVIADERKIRVRRPPSRLE; encoded by the coding sequence ATGAAAATGAAACTGAAACTTGATGAAAATTTGGGAATATCTCATCTTCGCTTTTTGAGAGAACTCGGTTATCCAGCGGATCGAGTTCATGAAGAAGGGTTATCGGGTGCTTCTGATGAAGCCGTCTGGAGGCGGGTCTGCGAAGAAGAGCGCTTTTTCATCACTCTGGACCTTGGATTCGCCGACCTCCGCCGATTTCCGCCTGGCTCACATCCCGGCATCCTGGTGCTACGAATCCGTTCCAGAGGTCGAAATGCGGTTCAGGAAATCCTATCCCGCATCACAGCCCGGTATTCCTTTGAAGACCTGAAGGGCTGCCTGGTCATTGCGGACGAAAGGAAGATTCGGGTGCGTCGCCCGCCTTCCCGTCTTGAATGA